A part of Oncorhynchus clarkii lewisi isolate Uvic-CL-2024 chromosome 17, UVic_Ocla_1.0, whole genome shotgun sequence genomic DNA contains:
- the LOC139371092 gene encoding SWI/SNF complex subunit SMARCC2 isoform X3: MAVRKKDGGPNVKYFEASDTVSQFDNVRVWLGKNYKKYIQAEPPTNKSLSSLVVQLLQFQEEVFGRHVSNPPLTRLPMKSFLDFKSGGALCHILAAAYKFKSDQGWFDFQNPSRMDRNVEMFMTIEKSLVQNNCLSRPVIYLSSDIEAKLLGKLKDIIKRHQGSVTEDKTSSSHVVVPIPASLEEEEWVRLVMKRDKQVLLHWGYYPDSYDTWISASEVEAAVEEAPSPEKPRKVHAKWILDLDQFNEWMNEEDYEVGEGGPKRKRISAKTLTDEVTTPGDERRDKKPGSAKKRKRSPSPSPTPPPQESKKKNTKKGCGPTTPYTKSKRGQREEEPEDLTKDLDEPSPVPAVEEVTLPKTANTKKDSESTPVKGGTMTDLDEQEDESMETAGKEEEEGSPSVKGEPVKGSDLHEDNVTEQTHHIIIPSYAAWFDYNSVHAIERRALPEFFNGKNKSKTPEIYLAYRNFMIDTYRLNPQEYLTSTACRRNLAGDVCAIMRVHAFLEQWGLINYQVDSESRPTPMGPPPTSHFHVLADTPSSLVPLQPKASQTPAAQQILSFPDKVKEKQPADLQNFGLRTDMYSKKTGPPKSKTAASAMRDWTEQETLLLLEGLEMYKDDWNKVSEHVGSRTQDECILHFLRLPIEDPYLEDTSSSLGPLAYQPVPFSQAGNPVMSTVAFLASVVDPRVASAAAKSALEEFSRMKEEVPAALVEAHVRRVEEAARTSGRQDPLYGLEGSGIAGTSLEEGEKPEESSEESKSDSQSSEEKRETKENKEGAMEEGEKQGENGKKEEERGREGEGEGEQEAEKTDSEMGDGEKDKEGKEGSEESQREGESEGERKAKVERDVGEGNLATAAASALAAAAVKAKHLAAVEERKIKSLVALLVETQMKKLEIKLRHFEELETIMDREREALEYQRQQLLADRQSFHMEQLKYAEMRARQQHFQQIQQHSQTGGPHSAPAPTGPPPPPQGPSATQSQPTLSTPAPQPAPSPAPPTTSIPSSAQPAEPQPPPSGPHTSPPRPPGQPPTAHSSTTPTLHEPSATLPEDTHHSSAPVPPPQ; encoded by the exons ATGGCGGTGCGGAAGAAAGACGGCGGCCCGAACGTAAAATATTTCGAAGCGTCTGATACAGTCTCGCAGTTCGACAATGTCCGCGTTTGGTTGGGCAAGAATTATAAAAAG TACATCCAGGCGGAGCCCCCCACCAACAAGTCTCTGTCCAGCCTGGTGGTCCAGCTGCTGCAGTTTCAGGAGGAGGTGTTCGGACGACATGTCAGCAACCCACCTCTCACCAGGTTGCCG ATGAAGAGTTTCCTGGACTTTAAGTCTGGTGGGGCTCTCTGCCACATTCTGGCTGCAGCCTACAAGTTCAAGAGCGATCAGGGCTG GTTTGACTTTCAGAATCCTTCTCGGATGGACCGCAATGTGGAGATGTTCATGACTATCGAGAAATCTCTAGTACAG AACAACTGTCTGAGTCGACCAGTGATCTACCTGAGCTCTGACATTGAGGCCAAGCTACTGGGGAAACTGAAGGACATCATCAAGAGGCACCAG GGCTCAGTGACTGAAGACAAGACGTCCAGCTCCCATGTGGTGGTTCCCATCCCTGCCAGTCTTGAGGAGG AGGAGTGGGTGCGTCTGGTAATGAAGAGAGACAAGCAGGTGCTGCTCCACTGGGGATACTATCCTGACAG CTATGACACCTGGATCTCAGCCAGTGAGGTGGAGGCTGCTGTGGAAGAAGCGCCCAGCCCAGAGAAACCCAGGAAG GTCCATGCCAAGTGGATCCTGGACCTTGACCAGTTTAATGAGTGGATGAATGAGGAGGACTatgaggtgggggaggggggcCCCAAGAGGAAGAGAATCTCAGCCAAGACCCTGACGGATGAGGTCACCACCCCAGGGGACGAGCGTCGTGACAAGAAGCCCGGCAGTGCCAAGAAGAGGAAGCGCTCGCCCTCCCCCTCGCCCACCCCACCACCCCAGGAGAGCAAGAAGAAGAACACAAAGaaagggtgtgg gcccacCACCCCATACACTAAGTCTAAGCGaggccagagagaggaggagccagaggatCTGACTAAAGATCTGGATGAACCATCACCTGTACCTGCAGTGGAGGAGGTCACCCTACCTAAGACAG ccaacACTAAGAAAGACTCTGAGTCAACACCAGTAAAGGGAGGTACCATGACAGACCTGG ATGAGCAAGAGGATGAATCCATGGAAACTgcaggaaaggaggaggaggagggctctCCGAGTGTGAAGGGAGAGCCGGTGAAAGGGTCGGACCTCCATGAGGACAACGTGACCGAGCAGACCCACCACATCATTATCCCCAGCTATGCTGCCTGGTTCGACTACAACAG TGTCCATGCTATCGAGCGTAGAGCCCTCCCAGAGTTTTTCAACGGCAAGAACAAATCCAAAACCCCTGAGAT TTACCTGGCCTATAGGAACTTCATGATAGACACGTACAGGCTGAACCCGCAGGAGTACCTTACCTCCACCGCCTGCCGTAGGAACCTGGCCGGAGACGTGTGTGCCATCATGAG ggTGCATGCGTTCCTGGAGCAGTGGGGTCTGATCAACTACCAGGTGGACTCAGAGAGCCGGCCCACCCCCATGGGCCCCCCGCCCACCTCCCACTTCCACGTCCTGGCTGACACCCCCTCCAGCCTGGTGCCCCTGCAGCCCAAGGCCTCCcag aCTCCGGCGGCCCAGCAGATTCTGTCCTTCCCAGAcaaggtgaaggagaagcagccaGCCGACCTGCAGAACTTTGGCCTGAGGACAGACATGTACAGCAAGAAGACTGGGCCTCCTAAG AGTAAGACTGCTGCCAGCGCCATGCGAGACTGGACCGAACAGGAGACACTACTGCTGCTAGAG ggtctAGAGATGTACAAGGATGACTGGAACAAGGTGTCGGAGCACGTGGGCTCACGTACCCAGGACGAGTGTATCCTACACTTCCTGCGTCTGCCCATCGAGGacccatacctggaggacacgtCCTCGTCCCTGGGCCCCCTGGCCTACCAGCCCGTCCCCTTCAGCCAGGCAGGCAACCCCGTCATGAGCACAGTGGCCTTCCTGGCCTCCGTGGTGGACCCCCGCGTGGCCTCCGCAGCCGCCAAATCTGCCCTGG aggagttTTCCCGTATGAAGGAGGAGGTCCCAGCAGCACTGGTGGAGGCCCATgtgaggagggtggaagaggCGGCGCGGACCAGTGGCAGACAGGACCCCCTCTACGGCCTGGAAGGCAGCGGCATCGCAGGCACCAGCCTGGAGGAGGGAGAAAAACCTG AAGAGAGCAGTGAGGAGAGTAAAAGTGACAGCCAATCCagtgaagagaagagggagaccaAG GAGAACAAAGAGGGAGCCATGGAAGAGGGGGAGAAGCAAGGAGAAAAcgggaagaaggaggaggagagaggaagagagggagaaggagagggagagcaagaggctGAGAAGACCGACTCGGAGATGG GTGATGGAGAGAAGGataaggaagggaaggagggctcagaggagagccagagagaaggagagagtgagggagagaggaaggctaAGGTGGAGCGGGATGTGGGAGAGGGGAACCTGGCTACCGCAGCTGCCTCTGCCCTGGCTGCTGCTGCCGTCAAAGCCAAG CACCTGGCTgctgtggaggagaggaagatcaAGTCTCTGGTGGCTCTGTTGGTGGAGACTCAGATGAAGAAGCTGGAGATCAAACTTAGACACTTTGAAGAGCTGGAGACCATCATGGACCGAGAGAGGGAGGCG ttGGAGTACCAGAGGCAGCAGCTACTGGCAGACCGTCAGTCGTTCCACATGGAGCAGCTGAAATATGCAGAGATGAGGGCGCGTCAGCAGCACTTCCAACAGATCCAGCAGCACAGCCAGACTGGAGGCCCACACTCCGCCCCGGCCCCCACtggccccccacccccaccccaggGCCCCTCAGCCACCCAGTCCCAGCCAACCCTCAGTACCCCTGCACCACAGCCAGCTCCCAGCCCAGCACCCCCTACcacctccatcccttcctctgcCCAGCCTGCTGAGCCCCAGCCGCCCCCCAGTGGTCCTCACACCTCACCTCCCCGCCCGCCAGGCCAGCCCCCCACGGCCcactccagcaccaccccaacactcCACG AGCCTAGTGCCACTCTACCTGAGGATACACACCACTCCTCAGCCCCAGTTCCCCCTCCAcagtga
- the LOC139371092 gene encoding SWI/SNF complex subunit SMARCC2 isoform X1 has protein sequence MAVRKKDGGPNVKYFEASDTVSQFDNVRVWLGKNYKKYIQAEPPTNKSLSSLVVQLLQFQEEVFGRHVSNPPLTRLPMKSFLDFKSGGALCHILAAAYKFKSDQGWRRFDFQNPSRMDRNVEMFMTIEKSLVQNNCLSRPVIYLSSDIEAKLLGKLKDIIKRHQGSVTEDKTSSSHVVVPIPASLEEEEWVRLVMKRDKQVLLHWGYYPDSYDTWISASEVEAAVEEAPSPEKPRKVHAKWILDLDQFNEWMNEEDYEVGEGGPKRKRISAKTLTDEVTTPGDERRDKKPGSAKKRKRSPSPSPTPPPQESKKKNTKKGCGPTTPYTKSKRGQREEEPEDLTKDLDEPSPVPAVEEVTLPKTANTKKDSESTPVKGGTMTDLDEQEDESMETAGKEEEEGSPSVKGEPVKGSDLHEDNVTEQTHHIIIPSYAAWFDYNSVHAIERRALPEFFNGKNKSKTPEIYLAYRNFMIDTYRLNPQEYLTSTACRRNLAGDVCAIMRVHAFLEQWGLINYQVDSESRPTPMGPPPTSHFHVLADTPSSLVPLQPKASQTPAAQQILSFPDKVKEKQPADLQNFGLRTDMYSKKTGPPKSKTAASAMRDWTEQETLLLLEGLEMYKDDWNKVSEHVGSRTQDECILHFLRLPIEDPYLEDTSSSLGPLAYQPVPFSQAGNPVMSTVAFLASVVDPRVASAAAKSALEEFSRMKEEVPAALVEAHVRRVEEAARTSGRQDPLYGLEGSGIAGTSLEEGEKPEESSEESKSDSQSSEEKRETKENKEGAMEEGEKQGENGKKEEERGREGEGEGEQEAEKTDSEMGDGEKDKEGKEGSEESQREGESEGERKAKVERDVGEGNLATAAASALAAAAVKAKHLAAVEERKIKSLVALLVETQMKKLEIKLRHFEELETIMDREREALEYQRQQLLADRQSFHMEQLKYAEMRARQQHFQQIQQHSQTGGPHSAPAPTGPPPPPQGPSATQSQPTLSTPAPQPAPSPAPPTTSIPSSAQPAEPQPPPSGPHTSPPRPPGQPPTAHSSTTPTLHEPSATLPEDTHHSSAPVPPPQ, from the exons ATGGCGGTGCGGAAGAAAGACGGCGGCCCGAACGTAAAATATTTCGAAGCGTCTGATACAGTCTCGCAGTTCGACAATGTCCGCGTTTGGTTGGGCAAGAATTATAAAAAG TACATCCAGGCGGAGCCCCCCACCAACAAGTCTCTGTCCAGCCTGGTGGTCCAGCTGCTGCAGTTTCAGGAGGAGGTGTTCGGACGACATGTCAGCAACCCACCTCTCACCAGGTTGCCG ATGAAGAGTTTCCTGGACTTTAAGTCTGGTGGGGCTCTCTGCCACATTCTGGCTGCAGCCTACAAGTTCAAGAGCGATCAGGGCTG GCGCAGGTTTGACTTTCAGAATCCTTCTCGGATGGACCGCAATGTGGAGATGTTCATGACTATCGAGAAATCTCTAGTACAG AACAACTGTCTGAGTCGACCAGTGATCTACCTGAGCTCTGACATTGAGGCCAAGCTACTGGGGAAACTGAAGGACATCATCAAGAGGCACCAG GGCTCAGTGACTGAAGACAAGACGTCCAGCTCCCATGTGGTGGTTCCCATCCCTGCCAGTCTTGAGGAGG AGGAGTGGGTGCGTCTGGTAATGAAGAGAGACAAGCAGGTGCTGCTCCACTGGGGATACTATCCTGACAG CTATGACACCTGGATCTCAGCCAGTGAGGTGGAGGCTGCTGTGGAAGAAGCGCCCAGCCCAGAGAAACCCAGGAAG GTCCATGCCAAGTGGATCCTGGACCTTGACCAGTTTAATGAGTGGATGAATGAGGAGGACTatgaggtgggggaggggggcCCCAAGAGGAAGAGAATCTCAGCCAAGACCCTGACGGATGAGGTCACCACCCCAGGGGACGAGCGTCGTGACAAGAAGCCCGGCAGTGCCAAGAAGAGGAAGCGCTCGCCCTCCCCCTCGCCCACCCCACCACCCCAGGAGAGCAAGAAGAAGAACACAAAGaaagggtgtgg gcccacCACCCCATACACTAAGTCTAAGCGaggccagagagaggaggagccagaggatCTGACTAAAGATCTGGATGAACCATCACCTGTACCTGCAGTGGAGGAGGTCACCCTACCTAAGACAG ccaacACTAAGAAAGACTCTGAGTCAACACCAGTAAAGGGAGGTACCATGACAGACCTGG ATGAGCAAGAGGATGAATCCATGGAAACTgcaggaaaggaggaggaggagggctctCCGAGTGTGAAGGGAGAGCCGGTGAAAGGGTCGGACCTCCATGAGGACAACGTGACCGAGCAGACCCACCACATCATTATCCCCAGCTATGCTGCCTGGTTCGACTACAACAG TGTCCATGCTATCGAGCGTAGAGCCCTCCCAGAGTTTTTCAACGGCAAGAACAAATCCAAAACCCCTGAGAT TTACCTGGCCTATAGGAACTTCATGATAGACACGTACAGGCTGAACCCGCAGGAGTACCTTACCTCCACCGCCTGCCGTAGGAACCTGGCCGGAGACGTGTGTGCCATCATGAG ggTGCATGCGTTCCTGGAGCAGTGGGGTCTGATCAACTACCAGGTGGACTCAGAGAGCCGGCCCACCCCCATGGGCCCCCCGCCCACCTCCCACTTCCACGTCCTGGCTGACACCCCCTCCAGCCTGGTGCCCCTGCAGCCCAAGGCCTCCcag aCTCCGGCGGCCCAGCAGATTCTGTCCTTCCCAGAcaaggtgaaggagaagcagccaGCCGACCTGCAGAACTTTGGCCTGAGGACAGACATGTACAGCAAGAAGACTGGGCCTCCTAAG AGTAAGACTGCTGCCAGCGCCATGCGAGACTGGACCGAACAGGAGACACTACTGCTGCTAGAG ggtctAGAGATGTACAAGGATGACTGGAACAAGGTGTCGGAGCACGTGGGCTCACGTACCCAGGACGAGTGTATCCTACACTTCCTGCGTCTGCCCATCGAGGacccatacctggaggacacgtCCTCGTCCCTGGGCCCCCTGGCCTACCAGCCCGTCCCCTTCAGCCAGGCAGGCAACCCCGTCATGAGCACAGTGGCCTTCCTGGCCTCCGTGGTGGACCCCCGCGTGGCCTCCGCAGCCGCCAAATCTGCCCTGG aggagttTTCCCGTATGAAGGAGGAGGTCCCAGCAGCACTGGTGGAGGCCCATgtgaggagggtggaagaggCGGCGCGGACCAGTGGCAGACAGGACCCCCTCTACGGCCTGGAAGGCAGCGGCATCGCAGGCACCAGCCTGGAGGAGGGAGAAAAACCTG AAGAGAGCAGTGAGGAGAGTAAAAGTGACAGCCAATCCagtgaagagaagagggagaccaAG GAGAACAAAGAGGGAGCCATGGAAGAGGGGGAGAAGCAAGGAGAAAAcgggaagaaggaggaggagagaggaagagagggagaaggagagggagagcaagaggctGAGAAGACCGACTCGGAGATGG GTGATGGAGAGAAGGataaggaagggaaggagggctcagaggagagccagagagaaggagagagtgagggagagaggaaggctaAGGTGGAGCGGGATGTGGGAGAGGGGAACCTGGCTACCGCAGCTGCCTCTGCCCTGGCTGCTGCTGCCGTCAAAGCCAAG CACCTGGCTgctgtggaggagaggaagatcaAGTCTCTGGTGGCTCTGTTGGTGGAGACTCAGATGAAGAAGCTGGAGATCAAACTTAGACACTTTGAAGAGCTGGAGACCATCATGGACCGAGAGAGGGAGGCG ttGGAGTACCAGAGGCAGCAGCTACTGGCAGACCGTCAGTCGTTCCACATGGAGCAGCTGAAATATGCAGAGATGAGGGCGCGTCAGCAGCACTTCCAACAGATCCAGCAGCACAGCCAGACTGGAGGCCCACACTCCGCCCCGGCCCCCACtggccccccacccccaccccaggGCCCCTCAGCCACCCAGTCCCAGCCAACCCTCAGTACCCCTGCACCACAGCCAGCTCCCAGCCCAGCACCCCCTACcacctccatcccttcctctgcCCAGCCTGCTGAGCCCCAGCCGCCCCCCAGTGGTCCTCACACCTCACCTCCCCGCCCGCCAGGCCAGCCCCCCACGGCCcactccagcaccaccccaacactcCACG AGCCTAGTGCCACTCTACCTGAGGATACACACCACTCCTCAGCCCCAGTTCCCCCTCCAcagtga
- the LOC139371092 gene encoding SWI/SNF complex subunit SMARCC2 isoform X2 codes for MAVRKKDGGPNVKYFEASDTVSQFDNVRVWLGKNYKKYIQAEPPTNKSLSSLVVQLLQFQEEVFGRHVSNPPLTRLPMKSFLDFKSGGALCHILAAAYKFKSDQGWRRFDFQNPSRMDRNVEMFMTIEKSLVQNNCLSRPVIYLSSDIEAKLLGKLKDIIKRHQGSVTEDKTSSSHVVVPIPASLEEEEWVRLVMKRDKQVLLHWGYYPDSYDTWISASEVEAAVEEAPSPEKPRKVHAKWILDLDQFNEWMNEEDYEVGEGGPKRKRISAKTLTDEVTTPGDERRDKKPGSAKKRKRSPSPSPTPPPQESKKKNTKKGPTTPYTKSKRGQREEEPEDLTKDLDEPSPVPAVEEVTLPKTANTKKDSESTPVKGGTMTDLDEQEDESMETAGKEEEEGSPSVKGEPVKGSDLHEDNVTEQTHHIIIPSYAAWFDYNSVHAIERRALPEFFNGKNKSKTPEIYLAYRNFMIDTYRLNPQEYLTSTACRRNLAGDVCAIMRVHAFLEQWGLINYQVDSESRPTPMGPPPTSHFHVLADTPSSLVPLQPKASQTPAAQQILSFPDKVKEKQPADLQNFGLRTDMYSKKTGPPKSKTAASAMRDWTEQETLLLLEGLEMYKDDWNKVSEHVGSRTQDECILHFLRLPIEDPYLEDTSSSLGPLAYQPVPFSQAGNPVMSTVAFLASVVDPRVASAAAKSALEEFSRMKEEVPAALVEAHVRRVEEAARTSGRQDPLYGLEGSGIAGTSLEEGEKPEESSEESKSDSQSSEEKRETKENKEGAMEEGEKQGENGKKEEERGREGEGEGEQEAEKTDSEMGDGEKDKEGKEGSEESQREGESEGERKAKVERDVGEGNLATAAASALAAAAVKAKHLAAVEERKIKSLVALLVETQMKKLEIKLRHFEELETIMDREREALEYQRQQLLADRQSFHMEQLKYAEMRARQQHFQQIQQHSQTGGPHSAPAPTGPPPPPQGPSATQSQPTLSTPAPQPAPSPAPPTTSIPSSAQPAEPQPPPSGPHTSPPRPPGQPPTAHSSTTPTLHEPSATLPEDTHHSSAPVPPPQ; via the exons ATGGCGGTGCGGAAGAAAGACGGCGGCCCGAACGTAAAATATTTCGAAGCGTCTGATACAGTCTCGCAGTTCGACAATGTCCGCGTTTGGTTGGGCAAGAATTATAAAAAG TACATCCAGGCGGAGCCCCCCACCAACAAGTCTCTGTCCAGCCTGGTGGTCCAGCTGCTGCAGTTTCAGGAGGAGGTGTTCGGACGACATGTCAGCAACCCACCTCTCACCAGGTTGCCG ATGAAGAGTTTCCTGGACTTTAAGTCTGGTGGGGCTCTCTGCCACATTCTGGCTGCAGCCTACAAGTTCAAGAGCGATCAGGGCTG GCGCAGGTTTGACTTTCAGAATCCTTCTCGGATGGACCGCAATGTGGAGATGTTCATGACTATCGAGAAATCTCTAGTACAG AACAACTGTCTGAGTCGACCAGTGATCTACCTGAGCTCTGACATTGAGGCCAAGCTACTGGGGAAACTGAAGGACATCATCAAGAGGCACCAG GGCTCAGTGACTGAAGACAAGACGTCCAGCTCCCATGTGGTGGTTCCCATCCCTGCCAGTCTTGAGGAGG AGGAGTGGGTGCGTCTGGTAATGAAGAGAGACAAGCAGGTGCTGCTCCACTGGGGATACTATCCTGACAG CTATGACACCTGGATCTCAGCCAGTGAGGTGGAGGCTGCTGTGGAAGAAGCGCCCAGCCCAGAGAAACCCAGGAAG GTCCATGCCAAGTGGATCCTGGACCTTGACCAGTTTAATGAGTGGATGAATGAGGAGGACTatgaggtgggggaggggggcCCCAAGAGGAAGAGAATCTCAGCCAAGACCCTGACGGATGAGGTCACCACCCCAGGGGACGAGCGTCGTGACAAGAAGCCCGGCAGTGCCAAGAAGAGGAAGCGCTCGCCCTCCCCCTCGCCCACCCCACCACCCCAGGAGAGCAAGAAGAAGAACACAAAGaaagg gcccacCACCCCATACACTAAGTCTAAGCGaggccagagagaggaggagccagaggatCTGACTAAAGATCTGGATGAACCATCACCTGTACCTGCAGTGGAGGAGGTCACCCTACCTAAGACAG ccaacACTAAGAAAGACTCTGAGTCAACACCAGTAAAGGGAGGTACCATGACAGACCTGG ATGAGCAAGAGGATGAATCCATGGAAACTgcaggaaaggaggaggaggagggctctCCGAGTGTGAAGGGAGAGCCGGTGAAAGGGTCGGACCTCCATGAGGACAACGTGACCGAGCAGACCCACCACATCATTATCCCCAGCTATGCTGCCTGGTTCGACTACAACAG TGTCCATGCTATCGAGCGTAGAGCCCTCCCAGAGTTTTTCAACGGCAAGAACAAATCCAAAACCCCTGAGAT TTACCTGGCCTATAGGAACTTCATGATAGACACGTACAGGCTGAACCCGCAGGAGTACCTTACCTCCACCGCCTGCCGTAGGAACCTGGCCGGAGACGTGTGTGCCATCATGAG ggTGCATGCGTTCCTGGAGCAGTGGGGTCTGATCAACTACCAGGTGGACTCAGAGAGCCGGCCCACCCCCATGGGCCCCCCGCCCACCTCCCACTTCCACGTCCTGGCTGACACCCCCTCCAGCCTGGTGCCCCTGCAGCCCAAGGCCTCCcag aCTCCGGCGGCCCAGCAGATTCTGTCCTTCCCAGAcaaggtgaaggagaagcagccaGCCGACCTGCAGAACTTTGGCCTGAGGACAGACATGTACAGCAAGAAGACTGGGCCTCCTAAG AGTAAGACTGCTGCCAGCGCCATGCGAGACTGGACCGAACAGGAGACACTACTGCTGCTAGAG ggtctAGAGATGTACAAGGATGACTGGAACAAGGTGTCGGAGCACGTGGGCTCACGTACCCAGGACGAGTGTATCCTACACTTCCTGCGTCTGCCCATCGAGGacccatacctggaggacacgtCCTCGTCCCTGGGCCCCCTGGCCTACCAGCCCGTCCCCTTCAGCCAGGCAGGCAACCCCGTCATGAGCACAGTGGCCTTCCTGGCCTCCGTGGTGGACCCCCGCGTGGCCTCCGCAGCCGCCAAATCTGCCCTGG aggagttTTCCCGTATGAAGGAGGAGGTCCCAGCAGCACTGGTGGAGGCCCATgtgaggagggtggaagaggCGGCGCGGACCAGTGGCAGACAGGACCCCCTCTACGGCCTGGAAGGCAGCGGCATCGCAGGCACCAGCCTGGAGGAGGGAGAAAAACCTG AAGAGAGCAGTGAGGAGAGTAAAAGTGACAGCCAATCCagtgaagagaagagggagaccaAG GAGAACAAAGAGGGAGCCATGGAAGAGGGGGAGAAGCAAGGAGAAAAcgggaagaaggaggaggagagaggaagagagggagaaggagagggagagcaagaggctGAGAAGACCGACTCGGAGATGG GTGATGGAGAGAAGGataaggaagggaaggagggctcagaggagagccagagagaaggagagagtgagggagagaggaaggctaAGGTGGAGCGGGATGTGGGAGAGGGGAACCTGGCTACCGCAGCTGCCTCTGCCCTGGCTGCTGCTGCCGTCAAAGCCAAG CACCTGGCTgctgtggaggagaggaagatcaAGTCTCTGGTGGCTCTGTTGGTGGAGACTCAGATGAAGAAGCTGGAGATCAAACTTAGACACTTTGAAGAGCTGGAGACCATCATGGACCGAGAGAGGGAGGCG ttGGAGTACCAGAGGCAGCAGCTACTGGCAGACCGTCAGTCGTTCCACATGGAGCAGCTGAAATATGCAGAGATGAGGGCGCGTCAGCAGCACTTCCAACAGATCCAGCAGCACAGCCAGACTGGAGGCCCACACTCCGCCCCGGCCCCCACtggccccccacccccaccccaggGCCCCTCAGCCACCCAGTCCCAGCCAACCCTCAGTACCCCTGCACCACAGCCAGCTCCCAGCCCAGCACCCCCTACcacctccatcccttcctctgcCCAGCCTGCTGAGCCCCAGCCGCCCCCCAGTGGTCCTCACACCTCACCTCCCCGCCCGCCAGGCCAGCCCCCCACGGCCcactccagcaccaccccaacactcCACG AGCCTAGTGCCACTCTACCTGAGGATACACACCACTCCTCAGCCCCAGTTCCCCCTCCAcagtga